Proteins found in one Scomber scombrus chromosome 15, fScoSco1.1, whole genome shotgun sequence genomic segment:
- the ark2n gene encoding uncharacterized protein C18orf25 homolog isoform X2, translating into MKMADSEKAEEFLDAECLDEAQSATTSVQGEQDEHLKTETTTSTSSPPREKEDGSPLHTEGEQSLLSMPCLMKELRRDSPESQHASPGSDKPVSRHIYESDSSNPCMLSPSSSGHLADSDTLSSGEEGAAPAMGEEEDGSMEATNDPGQAAGKQTSAMAAGGRKSRRSRSESEMPPNAMAAKKNRCHPTVVAAGGQEKQTNGKLAKVKGHRSQKHKERMRLLRQKREAAARKKYNLLQDSSTSDSELTCDSSTSSSEDDDDDTSGGSKTIKTDIPAGFRRASERSRVGAQIHGLLDTSSWDRNGIGSVLEEAMTRFAVMQRQTEERFRVWMEKLAHLDSDNDSSKRSSDAHEGQHPSQGARPSPPSSFLPSSESAETMAAYMLARENNSLTPTPINNNNILPEVVTQNGNLGVPDPGLLNV; encoded by the exons ATGAAGATGGCTGATTCAGAGAAGGCAGAGGAATTTTTGGATGCAGAGTGCCTTGATGAAGCACAATCAGCCACAACATCTGTTCAGGGAGAGCAAGACGAGCACCTAAAAACTGAGACGACCACAAGTACCAGCTCACCACCGAGGGAAAAGGAGGATGGGAGCCCGTTGCATACAGAGGGTGAGCAGAGTCTCCTCTCCATGCCATGCCTGATGAAGGAGCTCCGTAGAGACTCCCCAGAGTCCCAGCATGCCTCCCCAGGAAGTGACAAACCCGTCTCACGTCATATCTATGAGAGTGACTCCTCAAACCCCTGCATGCTTTCCCCCTCATCCAGTGGCCACCTTGCTGACTCAGACACACTGTCCTCAGGAGAAGAAGGTGCTGCTCCTGCCAtgggagaagaggaagatggCAGCATGGAAGCTACAAATGATCCTGGCCAAGCAGCAGGAAAGCAAACGTCTGCCATGGCAGCCGGGGGGAGGAAGTCTCGGCGGTCACGTTCCGAGAGCGAGATGCCTCCCAATGCAATGGCTGCAAAGAAAAACCGCTGCCATCCCACTGTGGTAGCAGCAGGAGGGcaggaaaaacaaaccaatGGAAAGCTGGCAAAAGTGAAAGGTCACCGGAGCCAGAAACACAAGGAGCGCATGCGTTTGCTGAGGCAAAAACGAGAGGCAGCGGCACGGAAGAAGTACAACCTGCTGCAGGACAGCAGTACGAGTGACAGCGAGCTCACATGCGACTCCAGCACCAGCTCCTCTGAGGATGACGATGATGACACTTCAGGAGGCAGCAAGACAATCAAGACAGATATTCCAG CTGGCTTCAGACGTGCATCGGAGAGATCCAGAGTGGGCGCCCAGATTCATGGGCTGCTGGACACCAGTTCGTGGGACAGGAACGGCATCGGCAGTGTTCTGGAGGAGGCCATGACGCGTTTTGCCGTGATGCAGCGCCAGACTGAGGAGCGCTTCCGCGTCTGGATGGAAAAGCTTGCACACCTCGACTCGGACAACGACTCGTCCAAACGCTCAAGTGACGCCCATGAGGGGCAGCATCCATCCCAAGGGGCACGCCCCTCTCCACCTAGTTCCTTTTTACCATCGTCAGAGTCTGCAGAGACTATGGCTGCCTACATGTTGGCACGAGAGAACAACAGTCTCACCCCCACCcccataaacaacaacaacatcctACCTGAAGTGGTCACTCAGAATGGAAATCTAGGTGTTCCAGATCCTGGTCTCTTGAA